One genomic window of Fibrobacter sp. UBA4297 includes the following:
- a CDS encoding acyltransferase: MLKFLILVLSLPKVLLFNLRYLPFKQAVKLPIFIKFDTKINVPGRIVLQNNSVRTAMIRIGFHEVPTKDVSRAILNIKGKLIFLGDAHIGCGSIIHVAKDGTLILGNNFAISAHTTINCYKSISFGKDIQFSWDCLVMDCDTHEIYDENHNVINLPKEIIFEDHIWIGCGATILKGACVPSDCVIAAHSSVTQKQFEKCTIIAGAPAKSVKKIGGWKL; the protein is encoded by the coding sequence ATGCTAAAATTTTTGATATTAGTATTGTCTTTACCTAAAGTTCTCTTATTTAATTTAAGATATTTGCCGTTTAAGCAGGCTGTTAAATTGCCTATATTCATCAAATTTGATACGAAGATAAATGTTCCTGGGCGGATTGTATTACAAAATAATTCTGTAAGAACAGCCATGATTAGAATAGGTTTTCACGAAGTTCCTACAAAGGATGTTTCTCGTGCGATTCTTAATATAAAAGGTAAACTAATTTTTTTAGGAGATGCGCATATTGGTTGCGGCTCTATTATTCATGTTGCGAAGGATGGAACATTAATTTTGGGGAACAATTTTGCAATTTCTGCCCATACAACAATTAACTGTTATAAGTCAATTTCATTTGGGAAAGATATCCAGTTTTCTTGGGATTGCCTTGTTATGGATTGTGACACTCACGAAATTTATGATGAAAATCATAATGTTATAAATCTTCCAAAAGAAATCATATTTGAAGATCATATTTGGATTGGTTGTGGTGCGACAATTCTAAAAGGTGCTTGTGTTCCCTCTGATTGCGTGATTGCTGCACACAGCTCAGTTACGCAAAAACAATTTGAAAAATGCACAATTATTGCAGGTGCACCCGCAAAGTCGGTAAAAAAAATTGGAGGATGGAAACTGTGA
- a CDS encoding polysaccharide biosynthesis tyrosine autokinase — MFMPFKTGDSFDLLDNLLRHWKMVALFSLVGLLIGVLASRYVRDSFENKTMLQLDTKSKSGKAVSDIGDLFDVQSPAVAEIHLIKSLSVLMPVVEQLRLNYMAEPQGVVDRLLRREGRMDLELFEPPNVVRDEKSKRKEKWIAEVKSPDLYELFSPEGQSLVVGKVGETYRIPLWGDTVAVCVKAMSADSGQKFRLSRASILSVAESLQKRVNAVEVAKSSNILEVSISDRYPDRVAEVLNAIAQTYVRQNVEMRSAEAEKSLEFLEEQLPSIKAKLDSAQRLLTSYRNRVGTVDLGAEAKVTLDRQIELKTQLLSLQQEYQEKARLFKGDHPAMQAIQQQQQRLSREIAKEEGKTKKLPTTQQDVLKLQQDVEINNQLYTSVLNNIQQLRVVRASEIGNVRIVDPAFIHEKPSKPNRKKIALAGLGGGFAFGLVLIYLLYSLRNRGVGSSSEIERETGVSVYAKIPKVKLGHKLPGVNDKRFILAKADPEDIAVEKMRSLRTALEFSFLDDGGRVLMVTGIVPGAGKSFVSLNLSYLFGKQGRRVLFVDADLRKSRLSHRREKGIADIVIDNCKLEDVVVNLGEGVDFLPNGFRTPNPGELVSSKAFAELIEECRAKYDVVIIDTPPNSFVSDAQSIAKLADFGLVVIQYKKHSMDVIQETIDQLNIAKMKKMAIVLNQCVDDGSSAYGYGYRYRYGEKKS; from the coding sequence ATGTTTATGCCTTTCAAGACGGGCGATTCCTTCGACCTGCTTGACAATCTTTTGCGCCACTGGAAGATGGTTGCGCTGTTTTCGCTTGTAGGCCTGCTTATCGGTGTGCTTGCATCGCGTTATGTTCGTGACTCCTTCGAAAACAAGACTATGCTCCAGCTCGATACCAAGTCCAAGAGCGGCAAAGCCGTATCTGACATTGGGGATTTGTTCGATGTGCAGAGCCCGGCGGTTGCCGAAATCCACTTGATAAAGAGCCTGAGTGTGCTTATGCCTGTGGTGGAACAGCTGCGCTTGAACTATATGGCGGAACCGCAGGGGGTTGTGGATAGGCTTTTGCGCCGCGAAGGCCGTATGGACCTTGAACTTTTTGAGCCGCCTAATGTTGTCAGGGACGAGAAAAGCAAAAGGAAAGAAAAATGGATTGCCGAGGTGAAGTCCCCGGATTTGTACGAGCTTTTTTCGCCGGAGGGCCAGAGCCTCGTTGTTGGAAAAGTTGGCGAAACGTACCGTATCCCGCTGTGGGGCGATACGGTTGCTGTTTGCGTGAAGGCGATGTCTGCCGATTCTGGACAAAAGTTCCGCTTGTCGCGGGCGTCTATCCTTAGTGTGGCCGAAAGCTTGCAGAAGAGGGTCAATGCCGTTGAAGTGGCAAAAAGCTCGAATATTCTGGAAGTCTCGATTTCTGACCGTTATCCGGACCGCGTTGCCGAAGTGCTCAATGCCATTGCGCAGACTTATGTGCGCCAGAATGTCGAGATGCGCAGTGCCGAAGCCGAGAAGTCCCTGGAATTTCTGGAAGAGCAGCTGCCGTCTATCAAGGCTAAGCTGGATTCTGCGCAGCGCCTGTTGACCAGTTACCGCAACAGGGTGGGGACTGTGGACCTCGGTGCCGAGGCGAAGGTTACTCTTGACCGACAAATTGAGCTCAAGACGCAGCTGCTTTCGTTGCAGCAGGAATATCAGGAAAAGGCGCGCCTGTTCAAGGGCGACCACCCGGCCATGCAGGCCATTCAGCAGCAGCAGCAAAGGCTGAGCCGCGAAATTGCAAAGGAAGAGGGCAAAACCAAAAAGTTGCCTACAACCCAGCAGGATGTGCTGAAGTTGCAGCAGGATGTAGAAATCAATAACCAGCTGTACACTTCTGTTTTGAACAACATTCAGCAGCTCCGGGTGGTGCGCGCGAGTGAAATCGGTAACGTGCGTATTGTGGACCCGGCGTTCATTCACGAAAAGCCGTCTAAGCCGAACCGCAAAAAAATCGCGCTTGCCGGCTTGGGGGGCGGTTTTGCTTTCGGCCTGGTTCTAATTTATCTGTTGTATTCCTTGCGCAATCGCGGTGTGGGATCGTCTTCTGAAATCGAGCGTGAAACTGGCGTGAGTGTCTATGCCAAGATTCCCAAGGTTAAGTTAGGCCACAAATTGCCGGGTGTAAACGACAAACGCTTTATTTTGGCGAAGGCCGATCCCGAAGACATCGCTGTCGAAAAAATGCGTTCGCTCCGCACGGCGCTGGAGTTCTCGTTCCTAGATGATGGCGGTCGGGTGCTTATGGTAACCGGTATTGTGCCGGGGGCGGGCAAGTCCTTTGTTTCGCTGAATTTGTCCTATCTTTTTGGCAAGCAAGGGCGGCGAGTCCTGTTTGTGGATGCGGATTTGCGCAAGTCCAGGCTTTCGCACAGGCGTGAAAAGGGGATTGCCGATATCGTTATCGATAACTGCAAGTTAGAAGATGTGGTGGTTAATCTGGGCGAGGGTGTGGATTTCTTGCCCAACGGTTTCCGCACTCCAAATCCGGGCGAACTGGTGAGTTCGAAGGCCTTTGCAGAGCTTATTGAAGAATGCAGGGCTAAATATGACGTTGTCATTATCGATACGCCGCCGAATTCGTTTGTCTCAGATGCCCAGTCTATTGCAAAGCTTGCGGACTTTGGCCTGGTCGTAATTCAGTACAAGAAACACTCGATGGATGTGATTCAGGAAACTATAGACCAGCTCAATATTGCAAAGATGAAGAAGATGGCGATTGTCCTGAACCAGTGCGTTGATGACGGCTCGTCTGCCTATGGTTACGGCTACCGTTACAGATACGGCGAAAAGAAATCGTAA
- a CDS encoding glycosyltransferase family 2 protein: MKTIAALLTVFNRKETTLRCLDNLFKQFIPQDYSLEVYLTNDGCTDGTPEAVRVQFPLVNIIDGDGSLFWNRGMWTAWDVAAKTKEYDFYLWLNDDTFLYDGAVEKLLTTSQKFKDQAIVVGACHDTTTHSKITYGGRNRNGIVLPDGNDAEIKHFNGNIVLVPRYVYEKLGNLDYYYSHSKGDFDYGIRAQKIGIKMIQCGIVLGACDVHPRIDKWCDPEIPLKKRWKYMNKPNGMPPKETFHLEKQTNIVLAAVHFVTVYIRCLFPILWNHKIKG, encoded by the coding sequence ATGAAAACAATAGCCGCACTCCTTACAGTCTTTAATCGCAAAGAAACAACTTTGCGCTGCTTGGATAATCTTTTTAAGCAATTTATTCCACAGGATTATTCCTTAGAAGTTTACTTGACAAATGATGGGTGTACTGATGGTACGCCAGAAGCGGTTCGGGTACAGTTTCCGCTGGTAAACATAATAGATGGCGATGGAAGCCTCTTTTGGAATCGAGGTATGTGGACCGCTTGGGATGTTGCAGCCAAGACTAAAGAGTATGATTTTTATCTTTGGCTCAATGATGATACTTTCCTTTATGATGGTGCCGTAGAAAAATTACTTACCACTTCTCAAAAGTTCAAAGACCAGGCTATTGTTGTTGGTGCTTGCCACGATACTACGACTCATTCGAAAATAACTTATGGTGGTCGGAATAGAAATGGTATTGTGTTGCCGGATGGAAATGATGCCGAAATCAAGCATTTTAATGGTAATATAGTTCTAGTGCCTAGATATGTATATGAAAAACTAGGGAATTTGGATTATTATTATAGCCATTCAAAGGGGGATTTTGACTACGGAATCAGGGCTCAAAAAATTGGAATCAAAATGATTCAATGTGGAATCGTTCTTGGTGCATGTGATGTCCACCCCAGAATAGATAAGTGGTGCGATCCCGAGATTCCGTTAAAAAAACGATGGAAATATATGAACAAGCCGAATGGGATGCCTCCAAAAGAAACTTTTCATCTTGAAAAACAGACGAATATTGTTTTAGCCGCAGTCCATTTTGTAACTGTATATATTCGTTGTTTGTTCCCTATATTATGGAATCATAAAATTAAAGGATAG
- a CDS encoding glycosyltransferase family 4 protein gives MLNSKPKVLFIMHMPPPVHGAAMVGKYIHDSKIVNDSFDCRFENMMLAKNLEDIGKGGVKKIFNLLSQLKRFKNAIKEFQPDLVYVTPNAAGGAFYKDFVVVQYIKHCLKKYSPNARIVVHYHNKGVASRQDKFLDNILYKKFFRGLKVILLAKVLYEDVKKYVSKEDVFICPNGIPESLQGEPVVERFNEIPKILFLSNLIVSKGVIVLLDALKILKERSVRFTCDFVGGETDELDALRFADEVKSRGLEGCACYVGRKYGAEKIPYFENADVFAFPTFYHNEAFPLVNIEAMEFKLPIVSTNEGGIPDMVVNGENGLICERNNAESLATALEKLLLDKNLRIQYGENGYKKFKSEFTLSSFENRFAGILKDVLSHSEFTKRLQ, from the coding sequence ATGCTAAATTCTAAACCCAAAGTCCTCTTTATTATGCACATGCCGCCTCCGGTTCACGGGGCAGCAATGGTTGGCAAGTATATTCATGATTCAAAAATCGTGAACGATTCTTTTGATTGCCGTTTTGAAAATATGATGCTAGCCAAAAATCTTGAAGATATTGGCAAGGGCGGCGTCAAGAAAATTTTCAATCTGTTGTCCCAGTTGAAGCGCTTTAAGAATGCGATAAAAGAATTTCAGCCAGACTTGGTTTACGTCACCCCAAATGCTGCGGGCGGCGCGTTCTACAAGGACTTTGTTGTCGTTCAGTATATCAAGCACTGCCTAAAGAAATATTCCCCGAATGCTCGGATTGTCGTTCATTACCACAACAAGGGCGTTGCAAGTCGGCAGGACAAATTCCTGGATAATATCCTTTATAAGAAATTCTTTAGAGGGCTGAAGGTTATTCTTTTGGCGAAAGTTCTTTACGAAGATGTAAAGAAGTATGTATCAAAAGAGGATGTATTTATCTGCCCCAATGGAATTCCAGAATCATTGCAAGGCGAACCCGTTGTAGAACGCTTTAATGAAATCCCCAAGATTTTATTTTTGTCAAACTTGATTGTTTCGAAAGGGGTAATTGTTCTTCTTGATGCTCTGAAAATTTTAAAGGAACGGTCGGTTCGCTTTACTTGCGATTTTGTCGGTGGCGAAACCGATGAACTGGATGCGTTGCGTTTTGCAGACGAAGTAAAAAGCCGTGGGCTGGAGGGGTGTGCATGTTACGTGGGGCGTAAATATGGTGCTGAAAAGATTCCTTATTTTGAAAACGCTGATGTTTTTGCTTTTCCGACGTTTTACCATAACGAGGCTTTCCCGCTGGTGAATATTGAGGCCATGGAGTTCAAGCTCCCGATTGTTTCGACGAATGAGGGCGGAATCCCAGATATGGTTGTAAATGGTGAAAACGGCTTGATTTGTGAACGCAATAACGCAGAATCTTTGGCCACTGCGCTAGAAAAGCTTTTGCTCGATAAAAATTTGCGGATCCAGTATGGCGAAAATGGGTATAAAAAGTTCAAGTCCGAATTTACACTATCGTCTTTTGAAAACCGCTTTGCCGGGATATTGAAAGATGTGTTGTCCCATAGCGAGTTTACAAAAAGACTACAGTAA
- a CDS encoding alpha-1,4-glucan--maltose-1-phosphate maltosyltransferase, with product MATIPTLKENLVIENIRPSIEGGRFMLKREPGDTVTLQADIFRHSHEKYDAAIFYRHVSKKKWEQAPMHFVDNDLWEGSFTVGNIGYYEYKICAWTKEPKDVPTESPVMKLRVDPVYSRVGTWYEMWPKSQGTDPNKSATWKDCEKQLDYIAGLGFDTVYLVPIHPIGVTNRKGANNALHAKVDKKGNPLEPGCPYAVGNKNGGHYDVDPELGTMKDFEHFAKAARAKGLRLALDIALNCSPDHPYVKSHPEWFYHEPDGSIKFAENPPKKYEDIYPFDYYNENYKALWKEIENIILFWADKGIEIFRIDNPHTKPFPFWEWLIADVKEKRPELVFLAEAFTRPKMMHRLAKSGFDMSYTYFAWRSAKWEFEQYLKELTQSDAKEYMRGIFFPTTPDIFPKYLAYKGANAFKQRYFLAATLSSLTGMYNGYELCENIPSPIKEELADSEKYQYKVHNWSGPGIQDFVRRLNVARQEHAALQEYDNLEFHYAQNDQLMVYSKKSGDDVILCVCNMDMDHVQEGIVELDMAKLGLQNDSFFFLKDIVTDESYVWRGNKNYVKLDPAKAPGHMFVVKKI from the coding sequence ATGGCAACTATTCCAACTCTAAAAGAAAATCTCGTTATTGAAAATATCCGCCCGAGCATTGAGGGCGGCCGCTTCATGCTCAAGCGTGAACCCGGTGATACCGTGACCCTCCAGGCAGACATCTTCCGCCACAGTCACGAAAAGTACGATGCAGCGATTTTTTACCGCCACGTTTCCAAGAAAAAATGGGAACAGGCTCCGATGCACTTTGTCGACAATGACTTGTGGGAAGGCTCCTTCACGGTCGGAAACATAGGCTATTACGAATACAAAATTTGCGCATGGACAAAGGAACCGAAGGACGTTCCGACTGAAAGCCCGGTGATGAAGCTCCGTGTAGACCCGGTCTACAGTCGCGTGGGTACGTGGTACGAAATGTGGCCGAAGAGCCAGGGCACGGACCCGAACAAGAGCGCAACGTGGAAGGATTGCGAAAAGCAGCTCGACTACATTGCAGGGCTTGGCTTCGATACTGTTTACCTTGTTCCTATCCACCCGATTGGTGTCACGAACCGCAAGGGTGCAAACAACGCGCTCCACGCGAAGGTCGACAAGAAGGGCAATCCGCTTGAACCGGGATGCCCGTATGCCGTCGGTAACAAGAACGGTGGTCATTACGATGTGGACCCGGAACTTGGGACTATGAAGGACTTCGAGCATTTTGCAAAAGCCGCTCGCGCCAAGGGACTCCGCCTTGCGCTCGATATCGCGCTCAACTGCAGCCCGGACCATCCGTATGTGAAGTCGCACCCGGAATGGTTCTACCACGAACCGGATGGCAGCATCAAGTTCGCCGAAAACCCGCCCAAGAAGTACGAAGACATTTATCCGTTCGATTACTACAACGAAAACTACAAGGCTCTTTGGAAGGAAATTGAGAATATTATTTTGTTCTGGGCGGACAAGGGAATTGAAATTTTTCGTATCGATAACCCGCACACCAAACCGTTCCCGTTCTGGGAATGGCTCATCGCCGATGTGAAGGAAAAACGCCCGGAACTCGTGTTCCTCGCCGAAGCTTTCACACGCCCGAAGATGATGCACCGCCTCGCAAAGTCTGGCTTTGACATGAGCTACACGTATTTCGCATGGCGCTCTGCAAAGTGGGAATTCGAACAGTATTTGAAGGAACTCACGCAGTCTGACGCTAAGGAATACATGCGTGGTATCTTCTTCCCGACGACGCCGGATATCTTCCCGAAGTATCTTGCGTACAAAGGTGCAAACGCGTTTAAGCAGCGCTACTTCTTGGCCGCGACGCTTTCGAGCCTTACGGGTATGTATAACGGATATGAACTCTGCGAAAACATCCCGAGCCCGATCAAGGAAGAACTTGCCGATAGCGAAAAATATCAGTACAAAGTACATAACTGGTCTGGCCCGGGCATCCAAGACTTTGTTCGTCGTCTGAATGTCGCTCGTCAGGAACACGCCGCATTGCAGGAATACGATAATCTCGAATTCCATTACGCTCAGAACGACCAGCTTATGGTTTACTCCAAGAAGTCTGGCGATGACGTGATTCTCTGCGTGTGCAACATGGACATGGACCACGTGCAAGAAGGTATTGTTGAACTCGACATGGCTAAGCTTGGCCTCCAGAACGATTCGTTCTTCTTCTTGAAGGATATTGTGACCGACGAAAGCTATGTCTGGCGTGGCAACAAGAACTATGTGAAGCTTGACCCTGCAAAGGCTCCTGGTCACATGTTCGTGGTGAAGAAAATCTAA
- a CDS encoding glycosyltransferase, producing the protein MLYAPIVIFAFNRLEPLKRLIASLLENEEAKESDLFVFVDGARGGKTNEKELVENVQKYAESISGFKSVRCEFSLRNMGLGPSIISGVTRVINQYGRVIVLEDDLVVSKNFLAFINDGLRLYECEQNVFSICGYSNRVKKPSDYLFDSYFCTRSSSWGWATWADRWNSVDWELENWDKYKSMKRSFNKWGGSDCFKMLNDWRIGKNKSWAIRFCFAQFLQNKVSLFPIVSKVANFGFDGQGTNCKKYSRFKCDFDRGDNKEFAHPQTFDINKSLYKSVMSYNSLLIRLWSRFRYIIDR; encoded by the coding sequence ATGTTGTATGCTCCCATAGTCATTTTCGCGTTTAATCGTTTGGAACCTTTAAAACGATTAATAGCTTCTTTATTAGAAAATGAAGAGGCTAAAGAAAGTGACCTTTTTGTTTTTGTTGATGGTGCGAGAGGGGGAAAAACTAACGAAAAAGAGCTCGTTGAAAATGTTCAAAAATATGCTGAATCAATTTCTGGTTTTAAAAGCGTTCGTTGTGAATTTTCATTGCGTAATATGGGCTTGGGGCCAAGCATAATTTCTGGAGTGACTCGTGTCATAAACCAATATGGTCGAGTTATTGTGTTGGAAGATGACCTTGTTGTGTCGAAGAATTTTTTGGCGTTTATTAATGATGGATTAAGATTGTATGAATGTGAACAGAATGTTTTTTCTATTTGTGGTTATAGTAATCGCGTGAAAAAGCCTTCTGATTATTTATTTGACTCGTATTTCTGTACCCGTTCTTCTTCTTGGGGGTGGGCTACATGGGCAGACCGATGGAATTCCGTAGATTGGGAATTAGAAAATTGGGATAAATACAAATCGATGAAGCGATCCTTTAATAAATGGGGTGGTTCGGATTGCTTTAAAATGCTTAATGATTGGCGTATCGGAAAAAATAAATCCTGGGCTATTCGTTTTTGTTTTGCTCAATTTTTGCAAAACAAGGTTTCTCTTTTCCCTATTGTTAGTAAAGTTGCAAATTTTGGATTTGATGGGCAAGGGACCAATTGCAAAAAATATAGTCGCTTTAAATGCGATTTTGATAGGGGCGATAATAAAGAATTCGCTCATCCACAAACTTTTGATATCAACAAGAGTCTATACAAATCAGTAATGTCTTATAATTCATTGTTGATAAGATTGTGGAGCCGATTTAGATACATTATTGATAGGTGA
- a CDS encoding WecB/TagA/CpsF family glycosyltransferase codes for MISIKNLNLLCSREDLSKLPEGKLLINTINAFSYNNARKDVLFEEALTKGDVLIPDGISIVRVCRFLRGKSRPKERIAGWDLFVYEMRKLNEKGGKVMFLGSSEKVLKLIRQRSAVMYPNLEVVTYSPPYKPQFTVEDDRNMVQAINDANPDLLWIGMTAPKQEKWTYANWDRLNIHCHVGTIGAVFDFFAGTYKRAPMLWQRFGFEWLYRLLKEPRRMWRRYVIGNTLFLVLVFREKLGI; via the coding sequence ATGATTAGTATCAAGAACCTAAATCTTCTTTGTAGTCGTGAAGATTTATCGAAACTCCCCGAGGGCAAGCTGTTAATCAATACGATTAACGCGTTTTCGTACAACAATGCACGCAAAGATGTTTTGTTTGAGGAGGCTCTGACCAAGGGGGACGTTCTGATTCCCGATGGAATCAGCATTGTCCGCGTGTGCCGGTTCCTCAGGGGCAAGTCGCGCCCCAAGGAACGCATCGCCGGTTGGGACCTGTTTGTGTACGAAATGCGCAAGCTGAACGAGAAGGGGGGCAAGGTGATGTTCCTTGGCTCTAGCGAAAAGGTTCTGAAGCTTATCCGCCAGCGCTCCGCCGTGATGTACCCGAATTTGGAGGTGGTAACTTATTCCCCTCCGTACAAGCCTCAGTTCACGGTCGAAGATGACAGGAACATGGTGCAGGCGATTAACGATGCAAACCCCGACTTGCTTTGGATTGGGATGACTGCCCCCAAGCAAGAAAAATGGACTTACGCCAACTGGGACCGCTTGAACATCCATTGCCATGTGGGGACGATTGGCGCGGTTTTTGATTTCTTTGCAGGGACGTACAAGCGGGCTCCGATGCTTTGGCAGAGGTTTGGCTTTGAGTGGCTTTACCGGTTGCTCAAGGAACCCCGACGCATGTGGCGGCGCTATGTTATTGGTAATACCCTGTTTTTGGTGCTGGTGTTCAGGGAAAAGTTGGGAATTTGA
- the glf gene encoding UDP-galactopyranose mutase yields the protein MKKFDYLIVGSGLFGATFAYRATKSGKKCLVIDKRPQLGGNVYCEKIEGINVHKYGAHIFHTSNKYVWDFVNSFVEFNRYTNSPIANYKGKLYNLPFNMNTFYQMWGVTTPAEAKAKIEEQKAEALAALNGREPTNLEEQALVLVGKDIFEKLIKEYTEKQWGRDCKNLPAFIINRLPVRMAFDNNYFNDKYQGIPIGGYNKLIEGLLEGVDCKMETDFFKEYKDSWRNDAEKLVYSGAIDEYFDYKYGKLDWRSVYFKTNILDCSNYQGNAVVNYTSRDYSYTRIIEHKHFEMFGSAVYDCPKTVVSEEYPVEYKEGMEPYYPVNNEKNNALADKYRLLALQEKNVIFGGRLGLYQYFDMAPIIEYVLNMKM from the coding sequence ATGAAAAAATTCGATTATCTTATTGTTGGGTCTGGTCTTTTTGGCGCGACATTTGCTTATCGTGCTACTAAAAGTGGTAAAAAATGCTTAGTCATTGACAAACGTCCACAACTTGGTGGCAATGTTTATTGCGAAAAAATTGAGGGGATAAATGTTCATAAGTATGGCGCGCATATTTTCCATACGAGCAATAAATATGTGTGGGATTTTGTCAACTCTTTCGTTGAATTCAATCGCTATACGAATAGTCCCATTGCAAATTATAAAGGCAAGCTTTATAATCTGCCCTTTAACATGAACACGTTCTACCAGATGTGGGGCGTTACTACTCCGGCAGAAGCAAAGGCAAAAATCGAAGAACAGAAAGCCGAAGCCTTAGCGGCATTGAATGGTCGTGAGCCAACAAACCTCGAAGAACAGGCGTTAGTTTTGGTGGGTAAGGATATTTTTGAAAAGCTCATTAAAGAATATACAGAAAAACAATGGGGTCGAGATTGTAAGAATTTGCCTGCTTTTATTATAAACCGCTTGCCGGTTCGAATGGCTTTTGATAATAATTATTTCAATGATAAGTACCAAGGAATCCCAATAGGAGGCTATAATAAGCTGATTGAGGGTTTGCTTGAAGGTGTTGATTGTAAAATGGAAACAGATTTTTTTAAAGAATATAAGGACTCGTGGCGAAATGATGCTGAAAAATTAGTTTATTCAGGAGCTATAGATGAATATTTTGATTATAAATATGGAAAGTTGGATTGGCGTTCAGTTTACTTCAAAACAAATATTTTAGATTGTTCGAATTATCAGGGAAATGCTGTTGTTAATTATACGTCGCGTGATTATTCTTATACACGAATTATAGAACATAAACATTTTGAAATGTTTGGATCAGCTGTTTACGATTGTCCTAAAACGGTTGTTTCTGAGGAGTATCCTGTGGAGTACAAAGAAGGGATGGAACCATATTATCCAGTAAATAATGAGAAAAATAATGCGTTAGCAGATAAGTACCGCTTGTTAGCCTTGCAAGAAAAAAATGTTATTTTTGGAGGTCGTTTAGGACTTTATCAATATTTTGATATGGCTCCGATTATTGAATATGTGTTAAATATGAAAATGTGA
- a CDS encoding glycosyltransferase has product MIATIIVGYKNDDLSISYIRNELSKIDVENLVVLVNNASTDESNKHLAGELGGDVVCDITKPIDSSKKFFVIDSKENLGFARANNLGVEFVSKHFPKIEYLLFSNNDIKIVDKNVVEVMIEKLEHIPDIGIITPNIIGVTGKRQTPQKKPYLFRVICNSWIGLIKKYFFKNEKKITYAELASEGFHYTFAECFFMSRMIDFKKCGMFDPATFLYAEGLCLSERMLKVGLRYYFAPEATVIHENGTTTTKSYNWAKIGLMMTEANNHYYKAYRHYPNYMLKLAIFSTKIYGCLLNLKKYFNSKKRKKIWEN; this is encoded by the coding sequence GTGATTGCAACCATTATTGTCGGATATAAAAATGATGATTTGAGCATTTCGTATATACGGAATGAACTCTCTAAAATAGATGTCGAAAATCTAGTTGTTCTTGTTAATAACGCTTCTACTGATGAGAGTAACAAACATCTGGCGGGTGAATTGGGGGGGGATGTTGTTTGTGATATTACGAAACCTATAGATTCATCAAAGAAATTTTTTGTTATAGATTCAAAAGAAAATCTTGGCTTTGCTAGGGCGAATAATTTAGGTGTTGAATTTGTAAGTAAACATTTCCCCAAAATAGAATATCTTCTTTTTTCTAATAATGATATAAAAATTGTTGATAAAAACGTTGTTGAGGTTATGATTGAAAAATTGGAGCATATTCCTGATATTGGAATTATTACTCCAAATATTATTGGAGTAACAGGAAAAAGACAAACTCCACAAAAAAAGCCTTATTTATTTCGTGTTATATGTAATTCGTGGATTGGTCTGATAAAGAAATATTTTTTCAAAAATGAAAAAAAAATTACATATGCGGAATTGGCTTCTGAGGGCTTTCATTATACTTTTGCAGAATGTTTTTTTATGTCGCGTATGATTGATTTTAAAAAATGTGGAATGTTTGATCCTGCAACATTCCTTTATGCAGAGGGCTTGTGCTTGAGCGAACGGATGCTGAAAGTTGGGTTGCGCTACTATTTTGCTCCTGAGGCGACGGTTATTCATGAAAATGGAACTACAACGACAAAATCATATAATTGGGCAAAAATCGGGTTAATGATGACCGAAGCTAATAATCACTATTATAAAGCCTATCGCCATTATCCTAATTATATGTTGAAACTTGCTATTTTTTCTACAAAGATTTATGGGTGTTTGTTAAATTTAAAAAAATATTTTAATTCAAAAAAAAGAAAAAAAATATGGGAAAATTAA
- a CDS encoding acyltransferase yields MIYHIYKTIRLIFSKLTCITNHCITWLKFKGNNVSFSSFKTGGTPYVMVARGGKMCIGKNFAMNNGIKHNPIGCPQPCTFFVDRTATLSIGDNVGISQTALVAIDDISIGNNVKIGGGVCIYTTDFHSLDPNVRKSKDDMKNRTKKPVVIKDNAFIGAHSIILKGVTIGENSIVGAGSVVTKNIPDNQIWAGNPAKFIRNV; encoded by the coding sequence ATGATTTACCATATTTATAAAACGATCAGATTGATTTTTAGTAAACTTACTTGTATTACAAATCATTGTATTACATGGTTGAAGTTTAAAGGGAATAATGTATCATTTTCGTCTTTTAAAACGGGCGGAACGCCTTATGTTATGGTTGCTCGTGGTGGAAAAATGTGTATTGGAAAAAATTTTGCGATGAATAATGGTATTAAGCATAATCCGATTGGTTGCCCACAACCGTGTACATTTTTTGTCGATCGCACTGCAACTTTATCTATAGGGGATAATGTTGGAATTAGCCAAACGGCCCTTGTTGCTATTGATGATATCTCAATTGGAAATAACGTGAAAATCGGAGGTGGTGTATGTATATATACAACAGATTTTCATTCTCTTGATCCTAATGTAAGAAAATCAAAAGATGATATGAAAAATAGAACTAAAAAGCCTGTCGTCATTAAAGATAATGCATTCATTGGTGCACATTCGATTATTCTTAAAGGTGTTACTATTGGTGAAAATTCCATTGTTGGTGCAGGTAGTGTAGTGACCAAGAATATACCTGATAATCAAATATGGGCTGGAAACCCTGCGAAGTTTATAAGAAACGTATGA